The following are from one region of the Mustela lutreola isolate mMusLut2 chromosome 9, mMusLut2.pri, whole genome shotgun sequence genome:
- the CSTF1 gene encoding cleavage stimulation factor subunit 1: MYRTKVGLKDRQQLYKLIISQLLYDGYISIANGLINEIKPQSVCAPSEQLLHLIKLGMENDDTAVQYAIGRSDTVAPGTGIDLEFDADVQTMSPEASEYETCYVTSHKGPCRVATYSRDGQLIATGSADASIKILDTERMLAKSAMPIEVMMNETAQQNMENHPVIRTLYDHVDEVTCLAFHPTEQILASGSRDYTLKLFDYSKPSAKRAFKYIQEAEMLRSISFHPSGDFILVGTQHPTLRLYDINTFQCFVSCNPQDQHTDAICSVNYNPSANMYVTGSKDGCIKLWDGVSNRCITTFEKAHDGAEVCSAIFSKNSKYILSSGKDSVAKLWEISTGRTLVRYTGAGLSGRQVHRTQAVFNHTEDYVLLPDERTISLCCWDSRTAERRNLLSLGHNNIVRCIVHSPTNPGFMTCSDDFRARFWYRRSTTD; the protein is encoded by the exons ATGTACAGAACCAAAGTGGGCTTGAAGGACCGCCAGCAGCTCTACAAGCTGATCATTAGCCAGCTGCTCTATGATGGCTACATCAGCATTGCTAATGGCCTCATTAATGAAATCAAGCCTCAGTCTGTTTGTGCGCCCTCGGAGCAGCTGTTGCATCTCATCAAACTAG gAATGGAAAATGATGATACCGCAGTTCAGTATGCAATTGGTCGTTCAGATACAGTTGCCCCGGGCACAGGAATTGACCTGGAATTTGATGCAGATGTCCAGACCATGTCCCCAGAGGCTTCAGAGTACGAAACGTGCTATGTCACTTCCCATAAAGGACCGTGCCGCGTAGCTACGTACAGTAGAGATGGGCAGTTAATAGCTACTGGATCTGCTGACGCTTCCATAAAgatacttgacacagagagaatgtTGGCCAAAAGTGCCATGCCGATAGAG GTCATGATGAACGAGACTGCACAGCAGAACATGGAAAACCACCCAGTGATTCGAACGCTTTACGACCACGTGGATGAAGTCACATGTCTCGCTTTCCACCCAACAGAACAGATCCTTGCCTCTGGCTCAAGGGATTATACTCTTAAATTATTTGATTATTCCAAGCCATCTGCAAAAAGAGCCTTCAAATACATTCAG GAAGCCGAAATGTTACGCTCCATCTCTTTTCATCCTTCCGGAGACTTTATACTTGTTGGGACTCAGCACCCTACTCTTCGGCTTTATGATATCAATACATTTCAGTGTTTTGTCTCATGCAATCCTCAAGATCAACACACCGATGCTATATGCTCCGTGAATTACAATCCTAGCGCCAATATGTATGTAACTGGTAGCAAGGACGGCTGCATCAAGCTATGGGATGGTGTTTCAAATCGATGCATCACAACTTTTGAGAAAGCCCATGATGGTGCTGAAGTTTGTTCTgccattttctccaaaaattcGAAATACATTCTCTCCAGTGGAAAAGACTCTGTAGCTAAACTTTGGGAGATATCCACAGGACGAACGCTGGTCAGATACACAG GTGCCGGCTTGAGCGGGCGGCAGGTGCACCGAACACAGGCCGTGTTCAACCACACTGAGGACTACGTGCTGCTCCCCGACGAGAGGACCATCAGCCTGTGCTGCTGGGACTCTCGCACGGCCGAGCGCCGCAACCTGCTCTCCCTGGGCCACAACAACATCGTGCGCTGCATCGTGCATTCGCCCACCAACCCCGGCTTCATGACGTGCAGCGACGACTTCCGAGCACGGTTTTGGTACCGGAGATCCACCACGGACTAA